From the Methanosarcinales archaeon genome, the window AAAGATGACTACATTGAAGCTATCCAAAATGCAGGCTTTCATGAAGTAAACATAATAGAGGAAACCCCTTTTACCGTGGATCTGATGGCAAACGATCCAATTGTGAAAATGATCATTGAGACCCTGAACATATCTTTTGAGATCATACAAGAGGTCAATAAATCAATTATCAGCCTGAAGGTCAAAGGATTGAAACCTAACTGATAAGAAGCCTCTTAAAATTGTATTTAAGGCTGCTCATGGAACAGATAAGCAGGGTGGCAAGGTCAAAGGACGAAGCAAAGACCAGTTATGATAAGATGAGCAGATGGTATGGCCTGCCTGTCGGCCGAAGTGAGAAGAAATTTCGAGATAGAGGTCTTGATCTGCTTGATGTTCACGATGGCCGCATCTGTGTTGCATCAATGTCAAACGAAGATAACCTTAATTGCCATCATTCCTTAACCAGCTTTCTGTAGTACCTTTCCTTCTCGCTGAATATGCAGCCACAGTAAGGCTGGCGGTACAGCCCCATATCCCTGCATAATTGGAACGTCGTGTTAAATCCTTCCCTGAAATCCTGATAATAGAAATCCACACCATACTCTGATGCCAGAGTTTTTGCGACATCCTTTATCATTTCATGTTTCTGGTATGGAGATATCAGGAGGGTAGTTGTGAAAGCAGGAAAACCTTTGTCAGATGCCTGCCGGGCTGCTTCCTGGAGACGTATATGATAGCAGATACTGCACCTGTCATCCACTTCCAGGGCCCTTTTGATAAACTCTTCCAGTATATACTCATCCCTGTACACCACATCCAGACTCGTTGCTTCTGCATATTGCTGGAGTGTTTCCAGCCTGCGGCGGTATTCAGTAAATGGATGGATATTAGGATTATAGAAAAAACCTATTGGGTCGAAACCATCGTCCTTTAGTTTTTGTATCGTGTATGTTGCACAGGGGGCACAGCAGATATGCACCAGCATTTCCATCTTCGGTTTCACCAACTATTATTAATAATAATTGGGATTATG encodes:
- a CDS encoding epoxyqueuosine reductase QueH, translated to MEMLVHICCAPCATYTIQKLKDDGFDPIGFFYNPNIHPFTEYRRRLETLQQYAEATSLDVVYRDEYILEEFIKRALEVDDRCSICYHIRLQEAARQASDKGFPAFTTTLLISPYQKHEMIKDVAKTLASEYGVDFYYQDFREGFNTTFQLCRDMGLYRQPYCGCIFSEKERYYRKLVKE